Proteins encoded by one window of Canis aureus isolate CA01 chromosome 13, VMU_Caureus_v.1.0, whole genome shotgun sequence:
- the LOC144281568 gene encoding olfactory receptor 4Q3-like: MKKSNDSKVTEFVLLGLSSSWELQLFLFLTFSLFYMTVVLGNLLIMVTVRADAHLLQSPMYYFLGHLSFIDLCLGCVTVPKMLRDFLQRGKIISFSGCLAQIYFLHFLGASEMFLLTVMAYDRYVAICNPLHYLTVMNRQLCFQLVFACWCGGFIHSITQVMLVIQLPFCGPNELDNFYCDVPQVIKLACMDTYVVEVLMVSNSGVLSLICFLVLLFSYGIILTTLRTRFRQGRSKALSTCASHLTVVSLIFVPCVFIYLRPFCSFSVDKVFSVFYTVITPMLNPLIYTLRNADMKTAMKKLRKKYAASFFHSKG; the protein is encoded by the coding sequence GCAATGATTCTAAGGTGACAGAATTTGTTCTTCTGGGCCTATCATCCTCCTGGGAGCTACAGCTGTTTCTCTTCCTAacattttccttgttttacaTGACTGTTGTTCTGGGAAACCTGTTGATAATGGTAACAGTACGAGCTGATGCTCACCTGCTCCAATCTCCCATGTACTATTTTTTGGGTCATCTGTCTTTCATTGACCTATGCCTGGGCTGTGTTACCGTGCCCAAGATGTTAAGAGATTTTCTACAACGAGGCAAGATCATCTCTTTCTCAGGATGTTTGGCCCAGATCTACTTCCTGCACTTTCTGGGAGCCAGTGAGATGTTTCTGTTGACGGTCATGGCCTATGATAGGTATGTGGCCATATGTAATCCCTTGCACTACCTGACAGTCATGAACCGCCAGCTGTGCTTTCAGTTGGTTTTTGCCTGTTGGTGTGGGGGTTTCATCCACTCTATCACACAGGTCATGCTGGTGATCCAGCTGCCCTTCTGTGGCCCCAATGAACTGGACAACTTCTACTGTGACGTCCCTCAGGTCATCAAGCTCGCGTGCATGGATACATATGTAGTAGAGGTGCTCATGGTCTCAAACAgtggtgtgctctctctcatctGTTTCTTGGTCTTGCTGTTCTCTTACGGCATCATCCTGACCACTCTGAGAACTCGCTTCCGCCAGGGCCGGAGCAAGGCACTCTCTACCTGTGCCTCTCACCTAACAGTGGTCAGCCTGATCTTTGTGCCATGTGTATTCATCTACCTGAGACCTTTCTGCAGCTTCTCTGTGGATAAGGTTTTCTCTGTCTTTTACACAGTGATCACACCTATGTTGAACCCTCTTATCTACACACTCAGAAATGCTGACATGAAGACAGCCATGAAGAAGCTAAGAAAAAAGTATGCAGCATCCTTCTTCCATAGTAAAGGATGA